A stretch of Henckelia pumila isolate YLH828 chromosome 4, ASM3356847v2, whole genome shotgun sequence DNA encodes these proteins:
- the LOC140865397 gene encoding uncharacterized protein isoform X2, whose translation MPLKSGIADDGSEKKSKTTRMDNLNGVRIYPYKSRSLPQEIVFEILLRLPAQVIHDVMRRVYDEWKFVISTKAFIYNHLWNSTPGIIIMHKHMRFNGIYVEMRRGRLEICKFDLMDFYLRGSSVNGLVLAAPKRKEGDKNALFIINPLTKQQEAVLWDINFESAITLALDEASMKYKAVRSLCPKPPHCVSVLTIGVDNDWRYLDMKHVSERGQQALLDYPFATRGYVHWMGNYSVLTLNVETETIYEFPSIKEFKEFSPYAYLAMGRNLSCCYLPEQPESSGEYLMEVIEMNPETGEWTKLLSFDLKPLSERFKSSKSFEPFGVLGGGEVFLFGYKKLCVAYNVQTREIQLFELEKRAGNYYSVAHVNSMIWYR comes from the exons ATGCCCCTAAAATCAGGTATCGCAGATGATGGCTCTGAAAAAAAGTCGAAG ACCACACGGATGGATAATCTCAACGGTGTGCGCATCTATCCTTACAAGAGCAGATCACTTCCTCAAGAGATCGTATTTGAGATTCTTTTACGCCTTCCAGCTCAAGTCATACATGATGTTATGAGGCGTGTTTACGACGAGTGGAAGTTCGTGATCAGTACGAAAGCTTTTATTTACAATCACCTTTGGAATTCAACTCCTGGAATCATTATCATGCATAAACACATGCGCTTTAATGGGATTTATGTTGAAATGCGACGAGGTCGTCTTGAGATATGCAAGTTTGACTTAATGGATTTTTACTTACGTGGGAGCAGTGTTAATGGTCTAGTGTTGGCCGCCCCTAAGCGGAAGGAAGGAGACAAAAATGCTCTTTTTATTATCAATCCCTTGACAAAACAACAGGAAGCTGTCCTATGGGACATCAATTTCGAATCTGCGATAACTTTAGCATTAGATGAGGCTTCAATGAAGTATAAAGCAGTGCGCTCACTTTGTCCCAAACCACCACATTGTGTATCTGTGCTTACAATTGGAGTTGATAATGATTGGAGGTACCTTGACATGAAACACGTATCAGAGCGAGGTCAACAAGCATTACTGGATTATCCATTTGCGACTCGTGGCTATGTGCATTGGATGGGCAACTACTCTGTTTTGACATTGAATGTAGAGACTGAAACCATTTATGAATTTCCAAGCATCAAGGAATTTAAGGAATTTTCTCCATATGCTTATCTAGCAATGGGCCGTAATCTATCATGTTGTTATTTGCCCGAACAGCCAGAGTCATCAGGTGAATATCTGATGGAAGTTATCGAAATGAATCCAGAAACCGGAGAGTGGACGAAGTTGCTTAGCTTCGATTTGAAACCTCTGAGTGAGAGATTCAAAAGCTCGAAATCATTCGAACCCTTTGGTGTGTTAGGTGGTGGGGAGGTGTTTCTCTTCGGTTATAAGAAACTTTGCGTGGCTTATAATGTTCAGACAAGAGAAATTCAGTTGTTTGAGTTAGAAAAGAGAGCGGGAAATTATTATTCCGTAGCTCATGTGAACAGCATGATTTGGTACAGATGA
- the LOC140865397 gene encoding uncharacterized protein isoform X1, whose product MPLKSGIADDGSEKKSKICRLANPNTYNSKFNRCFNGMSSFNLFMPIFYVEFVVDIFQLIRTTRMDNLNGVRIYPYKSRSLPQEIVFEILLRLPAQVIHDVMRRVYDEWKFVISTKAFIYNHLWNSTPGIIIMHKHMRFNGIYVEMRRGRLEICKFDLMDFYLRGSSVNGLVLAAPKRKEGDKNALFIINPLTKQQEAVLWDINFESAITLALDEASMKYKAVRSLCPKPPHCVSVLTIGVDNDWRYLDMKHVSERGQQALLDYPFATRGYVHWMGNYSVLTLNVETETIYEFPSIKEFKEFSPYAYLAMGRNLSCCYLPEQPESSGEYLMEVIEMNPETGEWTKLLSFDLKPLSERFKSSKSFEPFGVLGGGEVFLFGYKKLCVAYNVQTREIQLFELEKRAGNYYSVAHVNSMIWYR is encoded by the exons ATGCCCCTAAAATCAGGTATCGCAGATGATGGCTCTGAAAAAAAGTCGAAG ATTTGCAGATTGGCAAACCCGAATACATATAATTCGAAGTTTAATAGGTGTTTTAATGGGATGTCAAGTTTCAATCTTTTTATGCCAATTTTCTACG TTGAATTTGTGGTGGATATATTTCAACTAATAAGG ACCACACGGATGGATAATCTCAACGGTGTGCGCATCTATCCTTACAAGAGCAGATCACTTCCTCAAGAGATCGTATTTGAGATTCTTTTACGCCTTCCAGCTCAAGTCATACATGATGTTATGAGGCGTGTTTACGACGAGTGGAAGTTCGTGATCAGTACGAAAGCTTTTATTTACAATCACCTTTGGAATTCAACTCCTGGAATCATTATCATGCATAAACACATGCGCTTTAATGGGATTTATGTTGAAATGCGACGAGGTCGTCTTGAGATATGCAAGTTTGACTTAATGGATTTTTACTTACGTGGGAGCAGTGTTAATGGTCTAGTGTTGGCCGCCCCTAAGCGGAAGGAAGGAGACAAAAATGCTCTTTTTATTATCAATCCCTTGACAAAACAACAGGAAGCTGTCCTATGGGACATCAATTTCGAATCTGCGATAACTTTAGCATTAGATGAGGCTTCAATGAAGTATAAAGCAGTGCGCTCACTTTGTCCCAAACCACCACATTGTGTATCTGTGCTTACAATTGGAGTTGATAATGATTGGAGGTACCTTGACATGAAACACGTATCAGAGCGAGGTCAACAAGCATTACTGGATTATCCATTTGCGACTCGTGGCTATGTGCATTGGATGGGCAACTACTCTGTTTTGACATTGAATGTAGAGACTGAAACCATTTATGAATTTCCAAGCATCAAGGAATTTAAGGAATTTTCTCCATATGCTTATCTAGCAATGGGCCGTAATCTATCATGTTGTTATTTGCCCGAACAGCCAGAGTCATCAGGTGAATATCTGATGGAAGTTATCGAAATGAATCCAGAAACCGGAGAGTGGACGAAGTTGCTTAGCTTCGATTTGAAACCTCTGAGTGAGAGATTCAAAAGCTCGAAATCATTCGAACCCTTTGGTGTGTTAGGTGGTGGGGAGGTGTTTCTCTTCGGTTATAAGAAACTTTGCGTGGCTTATAATGTTCAGACAAGAGAAATTCAGTTGTTTGAGTTAGAAAAGAGAGCGGGAAATTATTATTCCGTAGCTCATGTGAACAGCATGATTTGGTACAGATGA
- the LOC140865397 gene encoding uncharacterized protein isoform X3, producing the protein MGCQVSIFLCQFSTTTRMDNLNGVRIYPYKSRSLPQEIVFEILLRLPAQVIHDVMRRVYDEWKFVISTKAFIYNHLWNSTPGIIIMHKHMRFNGIYVEMRRGRLEICKFDLMDFYLRGSSVNGLVLAAPKRKEGDKNALFIINPLTKQQEAVLWDINFESAITLALDEASMKYKAVRSLCPKPPHCVSVLTIGVDNDWRYLDMKHVSERGQQALLDYPFATRGYVHWMGNYSVLTLNVETETIYEFPSIKEFKEFSPYAYLAMGRNLSCCYLPEQPESSGEYLMEVIEMNPETGEWTKLLSFDLKPLSERFKSSKSFEPFGVLGGGEVFLFGYKKLCVAYNVQTREIQLFELEKRAGNYYSVAHVNSMIWYR; encoded by the exons ATGGGATGTCAAGTTTCAATCTTTTTATGCCAATTTTCTACG ACCACACGGATGGATAATCTCAACGGTGTGCGCATCTATCCTTACAAGAGCAGATCACTTCCTCAAGAGATCGTATTTGAGATTCTTTTACGCCTTCCAGCTCAAGTCATACATGATGTTATGAGGCGTGTTTACGACGAGTGGAAGTTCGTGATCAGTACGAAAGCTTTTATTTACAATCACCTTTGGAATTCAACTCCTGGAATCATTATCATGCATAAACACATGCGCTTTAATGGGATTTATGTTGAAATGCGACGAGGTCGTCTTGAGATATGCAAGTTTGACTTAATGGATTTTTACTTACGTGGGAGCAGTGTTAATGGTCTAGTGTTGGCCGCCCCTAAGCGGAAGGAAGGAGACAAAAATGCTCTTTTTATTATCAATCCCTTGACAAAACAACAGGAAGCTGTCCTATGGGACATCAATTTCGAATCTGCGATAACTTTAGCATTAGATGAGGCTTCAATGAAGTATAAAGCAGTGCGCTCACTTTGTCCCAAACCACCACATTGTGTATCTGTGCTTACAATTGGAGTTGATAATGATTGGAGGTACCTTGACATGAAACACGTATCAGAGCGAGGTCAACAAGCATTACTGGATTATCCATTTGCGACTCGTGGCTATGTGCATTGGATGGGCAACTACTCTGTTTTGACATTGAATGTAGAGACTGAAACCATTTATGAATTTCCAAGCATCAAGGAATTTAAGGAATTTTCTCCATATGCTTATCTAGCAATGGGCCGTAATCTATCATGTTGTTATTTGCCCGAACAGCCAGAGTCATCAGGTGAATATCTGATGGAAGTTATCGAAATGAATCCAGAAACCGGAGAGTGGACGAAGTTGCTTAGCTTCGATTTGAAACCTCTGAGTGAGAGATTCAAAAGCTCGAAATCATTCGAACCCTTTGGTGTGTTAGGTGGTGGGGAGGTGTTTCTCTTCGGTTATAAGAAACTTTGCGTGGCTTATAATGTTCAGACAAGAGAAATTCAGTTGTTTGAGTTAGAAAAGAGAGCGGGAAATTATTATTCCGTAGCTCATGTGAACAGCATGATTTGGTACAGATGA
- the LOC140865397 gene encoding uncharacterized protein isoform X4, whose translation MDNLNGVRIYPYKSRSLPQEIVFEILLRLPAQVIHDVMRRVYDEWKFVISTKAFIYNHLWNSTPGIIIMHKHMRFNGIYVEMRRGRLEICKFDLMDFYLRGSSVNGLVLAAPKRKEGDKNALFIINPLTKQQEAVLWDINFESAITLALDEASMKYKAVRSLCPKPPHCVSVLTIGVDNDWRYLDMKHVSERGQQALLDYPFATRGYVHWMGNYSVLTLNVETETIYEFPSIKEFKEFSPYAYLAMGRNLSCCYLPEQPESSGEYLMEVIEMNPETGEWTKLLSFDLKPLSERFKSSKSFEPFGVLGGGEVFLFGYKKLCVAYNVQTREIQLFELEKRAGNYYSVAHVNSMIWYR comes from the coding sequence ATGGATAATCTCAACGGTGTGCGCATCTATCCTTACAAGAGCAGATCACTTCCTCAAGAGATCGTATTTGAGATTCTTTTACGCCTTCCAGCTCAAGTCATACATGATGTTATGAGGCGTGTTTACGACGAGTGGAAGTTCGTGATCAGTACGAAAGCTTTTATTTACAATCACCTTTGGAATTCAACTCCTGGAATCATTATCATGCATAAACACATGCGCTTTAATGGGATTTATGTTGAAATGCGACGAGGTCGTCTTGAGATATGCAAGTTTGACTTAATGGATTTTTACTTACGTGGGAGCAGTGTTAATGGTCTAGTGTTGGCCGCCCCTAAGCGGAAGGAAGGAGACAAAAATGCTCTTTTTATTATCAATCCCTTGACAAAACAACAGGAAGCTGTCCTATGGGACATCAATTTCGAATCTGCGATAACTTTAGCATTAGATGAGGCTTCAATGAAGTATAAAGCAGTGCGCTCACTTTGTCCCAAACCACCACATTGTGTATCTGTGCTTACAATTGGAGTTGATAATGATTGGAGGTACCTTGACATGAAACACGTATCAGAGCGAGGTCAACAAGCATTACTGGATTATCCATTTGCGACTCGTGGCTATGTGCATTGGATGGGCAACTACTCTGTTTTGACATTGAATGTAGAGACTGAAACCATTTATGAATTTCCAAGCATCAAGGAATTTAAGGAATTTTCTCCATATGCTTATCTAGCAATGGGCCGTAATCTATCATGTTGTTATTTGCCCGAACAGCCAGAGTCATCAGGTGAATATCTGATGGAAGTTATCGAAATGAATCCAGAAACCGGAGAGTGGACGAAGTTGCTTAGCTTCGATTTGAAACCTCTGAGTGAGAGATTCAAAAGCTCGAAATCATTCGAACCCTTTGGTGTGTTAGGTGGTGGGGAGGTGTTTCTCTTCGGTTATAAGAAACTTTGCGTGGCTTATAATGTTCAGACAAGAGAAATTCAGTTGTTTGAGTTAGAAAAGAGAGCGGGAAATTATTATTCCGTAGCTCATGTGAACAGCATGATTTGGTACAGATGA
- the LOC140861314 gene encoding uncharacterized protein, with protein sequence MPSKVLQYRTPLKCLKKNFPDARINLELPLQIFGCTAYVHIHKGSRLKLDPGTEKCIFTGYTPNQKDVEKENQEPQSAEFGSAFALSEKEILRLIKKIEKILSHWFIHGGNFLDKGEKLVEQNFREIIEPLPAVILDVEKENQEPQSAEFGSAFALSEKEILRLIKKIEKILSHWFIHGVNFLDKGEKLVEQNFREIIEPLPAVILDVEKENQEPQYAEFGSAFALNYRAFTTKISELAIPRNIQEALDEPNWKLAMFEEMNALKKMILGRLLNYQKEKKVVGFKWVFTIKSEADGSVERYKARLFAKSKFQLAFTPIGCKKNVFLNGDLEDEVFMSSPPDDIVITGNDCYELEKLKGKLAKEFEIKDLGALKYILGMEFARSSEGIFVNQ encoded by the exons ATGCCTTCAAAAGTGCTGCAGTATAGAACCCCattaaaatgtttaaaaaaGAATTTTCCTGATGCTCGAATTAATTTAGAATTACCTTTGCAAATATTTGGATGCACTGCCTATGTGCATATTCACAAGGGATCACGATTAAAGCTGGATCCTGGGACGGAAAAATGCATTTTTACTGGATATACTCCTAACCAAAAAG ATGTAGAAAAGGAGAATCAGGAACCCCAATCTGCTGAATTCGGATCAGCatttgctctgtcagagaaagaAATACTacgattgataaaaaaaatcgaGAAAATTTTGAGCCACTGGTTTATTCATGGAGGAAACTTCCTGGACAAA GGGGAGAAATTAGTGGAACAAAATTTTCGGGAAATCATTGAACCTTTACCCGCTGTGATTTTAGATGTAGAAAAGGAGAATCAGGAACCCCAATCTGCTGAATTCGGATCAGCatttgctctgtcagagaaagaAATACTacgattgataaaaaaaatcgaGAAAATTTTGAGCCACTGGTTTATTCATGGAGTAAACTTCCTGGACAAA GGGGAGAAATTAGTGGAACAAAATTTTCGAGAAATCATTGAACCTTTACCCGCTGTGATTTTAGATGTAGAAAAGGAGAATCAGGAACCCCAATATGCTGAATTCGGATCAGCatttgctct CAATTACAGAGCATTCACAACAAAAATTTCAGAACTTGCGATACCCAGAAACATTCAAGAAGCACTAGATGAGCCGAATTGGAAATTGGCAATGTTTGAGGAAATGAATGCGCTGAAAAAAATGATACTGGGAAGGTTGTTGAATTACCAAAAGGAAAAGAAGGTTGTAGGTTTCAAATGGGTGTTCACAATAAAGAGCGAAGCTGATGGAAGTGTTGAGAGATACAAAGCCAGACTTTTCGCAAAAAG TAAATTTCAATTGGCCTTTACACCAATTGGATGTAAAAAAAATGTCTTCCTTAATGGAGATTTAGAGGATGAAGTATTTATGAGCTCTCCCCCAG ATGATATTGTGATAACTGGAAATGACTGTTATGAATTAGAGAAGTTGAAAGGAAAACTCGCGAAGGAATTCGAGATCAAGGACTTGGGGGCATTAAAATACATTCTTGGAATGGAGTTTGCTAGATCCAGCGAAGGTATTTTTGTAAACCAATGA